The following are encoded in a window of Scleropages formosus chromosome 7, fSclFor1.1, whole genome shotgun sequence genomic DNA:
- the LOC114910928 gene encoding anti-apoptotic protein NR13-like isoform X2, which produces MSSPLERETLLVAKDYVGFCTGIRQDPPSESAKAMRQLAKQTERQHRSTFQTLVQNFLDNSEPDFLTSLKQTMAALAHDGQLNWGRVVALFAFAGMLASELSSRGVDVSNRRLAETIARYLSEEHGEWLLHNGGWVGFLSFFHMVRGADLGLFLRNAFFAVSVASIAGIAALLRPGRLPLGSLLRLFFA; this is translated from the exons atgtcCAGCCCATTGGAGAGGGAGACCTTGCTGGTGGCAAAGGATTATGTGGGTTTCTGCACTGGGATCCGGCAAGACCCTCCAAGCGAGTCAGCCAAAGCCATGAGACAACTGGCGAAGCAAACGGAGAGGCAACATCGGTCAACATTTCAAACCTTAGTGCAGAACTTCTTGGACAACTCTGAACCCGACTTCCTGACCAGTCTGAAGCAGACCATGGCAGCGCTGGCGCATGACGGACAGTTGAACTGGGGAAGAGTCGTAGCGCTTTTTGCATTCGCAGGAATGCTAGCGAGCGAGCTCTCATCCCGGGGAGTGGACGTCAGCAACAGAAGGTTAGCGGAGACGATCGCTCGCTACCTCAGCGAGGAGCACGGAGAATGGCTTCTGCACAACGGTGGCTGG GTCGGCTTCCTATCCTTTTTCCACATGGTGAGAGGTGCGGACTTGGGGTTGTTCCTGAGGAACGCTTTCTTTGCAGTCTCCGTTGCGAGCATTGCAGGGATAGCCGCCCTTCTTCGCCCTGGAAGACTTCCTCTGGGGTCCTTGCTTCGGCTGTTTTTTGCCTGA
- the LOC114910928 gene encoding anti-apoptotic protein NR13-like isoform X1, translating into MCSVVLSVSSKIELPLHLLQVLLAPVFCVKMSSPLERETLLVAKDYVGFCTGIRQDPPSESAKAMRQLAKQTERQHRSTFQTLVQNFLDNSEPDFLTSLKQTMAALAHDGQLNWGRVVALFAFAGMLASELSSRGVDVSNRRLAETIARYLSEEHGEWLLHNGGWVGFLSFFHMVRGADLGLFLRNAFFAVSVASIAGIAALLRPGRLPLGSLLRLFFA; encoded by the exons atgtgttctgttgttCTGTCTGTGTCCAGTAAAATCGAACTCCCGCTTCATTTACTTCAAGTCCTACTGGcacctgtgttttgtgtg aaaatgtcCAGCCCATTGGAGAGGGAGACCTTGCTGGTGGCAAAGGATTATGTGGGTTTCTGCACTGGGATCCGGCAAGACCCTCCAAGCGAGTCAGCCAAAGCCATGAGACAACTGGCGAAGCAAACGGAGAGGCAACATCGGTCAACATTTCAAACCTTAGTGCAGAACTTCTTGGACAACTCTGAACCCGACTTCCTGACCAGTCTGAAGCAGACCATGGCAGCGCTGGCGCATGACGGACAGTTGAACTGGGGAAGAGTCGTAGCGCTTTTTGCATTCGCAGGAATGCTAGCGAGCGAGCTCTCATCCCGGGGAGTGGACGTCAGCAACAGAAGGTTAGCGGAGACGATCGCTCGCTACCTCAGCGAGGAGCACGGAGAATGGCTTCTGCACAACGGTGGCTGG GTCGGCTTCCTATCCTTTTTCCACATGGTGAGAGGTGCGGACTTGGGGTTGTTCCTGAGGAACGCTTTCTTTGCAGTCTCCGTTGCGAGCATTGCAGGGATAGCCGCCCTTCTTCGCCCTGGAAGACTTCCTCTGGGGTCCTTGCTTCGGCTGTTTTTTGCCTGA
- the LOC114910956 gene encoding LOW QUALITY PROTEIN: synaptotagmin-1-like (The sequence of the model RefSeq protein was modified relative to this genomic sequence to represent the inferred CDS: deleted 1 base in 1 codon; substituted 1 base at 1 genomic stop codon) gives HVILPPTCQIPYSELGGQTLVMQAYDFDHFSKHDVIGKVKIPMNMVDPGKPLHEWRGRGEKLDDICISLRHMPMAGKLTVNVMEAKNLKNTDFSDLSDRATNIPLSPNVPVSRLWFWQHNRRRLKKETSTVKNRLNLXLNESFSFKVSFKQIGRVQVLITVYNCDQLGNDDATGKTFIGYGTMVRHAGQPLAACAPWLSGAHTVVQGGVGCSAEGTSLLEGSLRGHPPFTCS, from the exons CATGTCATCCTTCCCCCTACTTGCCAGATCCCTTACTCCGAGTTGGGGGGCCAAACCCTGGTGATGCAGGCGTATGACTTTGACCACTTTTCCAAGCATGACGTGATTGGCAAGGTTAAGATCCCTATGAACATGGTGGACCCGGGCAAACCGCTGCACgagtggagaggaaggggag AGAAGCTGGATGACATCTGCATCTCCCTCCGTCACATGCCCATGGCAGGCAAGCTCACCGTCAACGTGATGGAAGCCAAGAAccttaaaaatacagatttcagCGACCTCTCAG ACCGTGCCACTAACATCCCCCTATCGCCAAATGTCCCCGTATCCAGACTGTGGTTCTGGCAGCACAACAGGAGGCGGCTGAAGAAGGAGACGTCGACAGTGAAGAACAGACTCAACCTGTAATTG AACGAGAGCTTCAGCTTCAAAGTTTCTTTCAAACAGATTGGGCG CGTGCAGGTCCTAATAACCGTGTATAACTGCGACCAGCTGGGCAACGACGACGCCACCGGCAAGACCTTCATCGGCTACGGCACGATGGTCAGACATGCTGGCCAACCCCTGGCAGCTTGCGCCCCGTGGCTCAGTGGCGCACACACTGTAGTTCAAGGAGGAGTTGGATGTAGTGCTGAAGGAACCTCGCTGCTAGAAGGATCCCTGAGGGGTCACCCCCCGTTCACGTGCTCGTAA